The genomic region TTCGTTCATGACGACGCGGGCTGGCACCGCGAGGAGATCGAGGTGCCAGCGCTCGGCACGGTCAGCCTGGTCGCCACCGACGACCGCTCGGACGTGTTCTTCTACACCTATGCCGGCTTTCTCACGCCGACCTCGCTTTACCAGGCCGACGCCGCCACGGGCGCGAGCGCGCCGCTCCGCAACGAGCCGGCATGGTTCGATCCGGCCGGCATGAGTGTCCGGCAGCACGAAGCGATCTCCGCGGACGGCGAGCGCATTCCCTATTTCGTCGTCACGCCGCCCGGCTTCGAGGCCGACGGCAAGAATCCGACCATGATCTTCGCTTACGGCGGATTCGAGGTGCCGTACCTGCCCGGCTACTCGCCTGTCACGGGCTCGGCCTGGCTGGAACGCGGCGGCGTGTACGTGCTGGCGAACATCCGCGGCGGCGGAGAGTTCGGGCCACGCTGGCACCAGGCGGCGCTGAAAGAAAACCGCCAGCGGGCCTTCGACGACCTGATCGCCGTGGCCGAGGACCTGATCGAGCGCAAGATCACCTCGCCGGAGCATCTCGGCATCCGCGGCGGCAGCAACGGCGGCCTGCTGGTGGGCGCCGTCATGGTGCAGCGCCCGGAACTCTTCAACGCGGTAGTGTCCCAGGTGCCGCTGCTAGACATGCGGCGCTACCATCGGCTGCTGGCCGGCGCGAGCTGGATGGCCGAGTACGGGGATCCCGATGATCCGGAGCAGTGGGCCTACATCAGCCGCTATTCGCCCTACCAGAACGTCTCAGCGGACGCCGACTACCCGGTGGCCTTCTTCGCCACGTCGACGCGCGACGACCGGGTGCACCCGGCGCATGCCCGGAAGATGGTCGCGAAGATGCTCGACCAGGGACACGAGGTGCTCTACTACGAGAACATCGAAGGCGGCCATGGCGGCGCAGCCAACCTGGAGCAGAGCGCCTATCTCAACGCGCTGATCTTCGCGTATCTCTTCGAACGGCTGGCGCCGGCGGAGGCGGCTGACTAGCCGTCCACAACCCGCCCCCGGGGCGTCCGGGGTGGGGGGTCTAGGCCCGCTCCGCCACGGCCCAGTCGTGCAACAGGTCATCGATCCGGCTGAAGACCTCGCCGATGACGGCCGGCTCGGGCAGCGTGGTGATGCGGAAATGATTGTTGTACGCGGTGTTGAAGCTCACGCCGGGCGCGACCAGCACATGCTTGTGCTCGAGCAGTTCGTAGGCGAAGCGCTCGTCATCGAAATCCGGCAATGCTTCCGTGCTCACGCGCGGAAAAGCGTACATGGCGCCGTCGGGCGTCACCAGGTCGATGAACCTGCTGCCCGCCGCACCGTCGATCACCGCCTGGCGTGACTCGTAGAGCCGTCCGCCCGGCGTGACCAGGTCGCGAATGCTCTGGTAGCCGCCGATGGCGGTCTGCACCGCCCATTGTCCCGGCACGTTGGCGCACAGTCGCAACGCGGAGAGCAACTCGACCGACTCGAGGTAGCGGTCCGCCGTGTCGCGGCTGCCCGAGAACACCACCCAGCCGACCCGGTAGCCGCAGGCGCGATAGACCTTCGACAGGCCGGAAAACGTGCCGCAGAGCGTGTCCTGGACGAGCGTGGCCATCGGGACGTGCTCGGCGTCGTCATAAGTCATGGAGTCGTAGATCTCGTCGCTGAACACCACCAGGCGGTGGCGCTCGGCAAGGCGCGCCAGCGACTCGAGCAGTTCCCGCGGGTACACGCGCCCCGTCGGATTGTTCGGATTGATCACCACGAGCGCCCGGGTTCGGGGCGTGATGAGGCGTTCGATCTCTTCCGGGTCCGGCAGGAAGCCGTTCTCGGGGCGGCAGGGATAATGGACCGCGCGTGCGCCGTTGAGCACGGTCGCCGCGGTCCAGAGCGGGTAGTCCGGGCTCGGGATAAGCACCTCGTCGCCGTCGTTGACGAGCGCCCGCAAAGTCAGGTCGATCAGCTCACTGACCCCGTTGCCGATGAACACGTCCTCGGCCGTGACGCCCGCCACGCCCCGGCTCTGCTGCTGCATCACGACTGCTTCACGCGCCGGGAAAATGCCCTTCTGGTGGCAGTAGGGCTCGCTGGCCTGCAGGTTCTCGATCATCGCCAGGCGCATGGTCTCCGGCGTGCGGAAACCGTAGAGGCCCGGGTTGCCTATGTTCAGGGCAATGATTTCGTAACCCATGCGCTCGAGTTCCAGCGCGCGCCTTGCGAGGCGGCCCCGGATCTCGTACTTGACGCCGGTCAGCGCGCGGCTCGGCGCGACGATCTCGGGGCTGGAGTCTGGTGATGCGTTCATGTTGCGGAGCATTAAATCATGCGCCGCGAAAAATGGGCAGACCGGGGCGCTTCCCCGGGATCAGGCCGCCGAACGGGTGTAGCCGAGATTCGGCCCGAGCCAGCGTTCGGCCTCCTCCACGGACCAGCCCTTGCGAGCTGCGTAATCCTCCACCTGGTCGCGATCGATCCGCCCGACCTGGAAATAGCGTGCCCCCGGGTGCGAGAAATACCAGCCGCTCACTGCGGCCGCCGGCATCATCGCGTAATGCTCCGTCAGACGGATTCCGGTGCGCGCCTCGGCGTCCAGCACCTGCCAGAGCACGTCTTTTTCCGTGTGATCCGGGCAGGCCGGGTAGCCCGGCGCCGGCCTGATGCCGCGATAGTCCTCGGCGATCAATGCGTCGTTGCCCAGCTGCTCGTCCGGCGCGTAAGCCCAGATTTCGCGCCGCACATGCTCGTGGAGCCGTTCCGCGAAAGCCTCCGCCAGCCGGTCGGCCAGGGCCTTCAGCAAGATCGAACGGTAATCGTCGTGCTCGGCCTCGAAGGCGGCGACCCGGGAATCGATGCCATGCCCGGTCGTCACGGCAAAGGCCCCGATCCAGTCCGCCACGCCCCGCTCCGCCGGCGCCACGAAATCGGCGAGGCACAGGTTGGGCTGGCCCTCCGCCTTGCGCTTCTGCTCGCGCAACTGGTGGGCCGTCGCCAGCGTCGTCGCACGGTCCTCTCCCGTGTAGATGCGGACGTCGTCTCCCACCGCCGCGGCGGGAAATATACCGGCGACGCCGCGCGCCTGCAGCCACTGGTCGCGAACGATGTCGTCCAGCATGCGGCGCGCATCATCGTAGAGCGAGCGGGCGACCTCACCGCGCTGCGGGTCGTCGAGAATCGCCGGGAAGCGCCCGGAGAACTCCCAGGCGTTGAAGAACGGCATCCAGTCGATATAGGGAACCAGCGCCTCCAGCGGGTAGTCGTCGAATACCCGGATCCCGGACTGCGCCGGGGCCGGCGGCTGGTACTGGTCCCAGCCCCCCGCGAAACGATTTTCCCGCGCGTCCGCCAGGCTGAGCTGGGGCCCCCTGGTCCGCGGCCGATTGTGCTGCGCGCGGCGCTTGGCGTGCTCGCTCTCGATGTCGGCGACGAACGCGGGACGGTTCTCGGCGCTGATCAGTTTCTGCACGACGCCTACAGCCCGGGAAGCGTCCTTGACGTAGATGACGGCGCCTTCGTAGGCAGGGTCGATCTTCACGGAGGTGTGCGCCGGCGAGGTGGTCGCGCCGCCGATGAGCAGCGGCTGCTTGAAGCCCAGGCGCTGCATCTCGG from Wenzhouxiangella sp. XN24 harbors:
- a CDS encoding aminotransferase class I/II-fold pyridoxal phosphate-dependent enzyme, with protein sequence MNASPDSSPEIVAPSRALTGVKYEIRGRLARRALELERMGYEIIALNIGNPGLYGFRTPETMRLAMIENLQASEPYCHQKGIFPAREAVVMQQQSRGVAGVTAEDVFIGNGVSELIDLTLRALVNDGDEVLIPSPDYPLWTAATVLNGARAVHYPCRPENGFLPDPEEIERLITPRTRALVVINPNNPTGRVYPRELLESLARLAERHRLVVFSDEIYDSMTYDDAEHVPMATLVQDTLCGTFSGLSKVYRACGYRVGWVVFSGSRDTADRYLESVELLSALRLCANVPGQWAVQTAIGGYQSIRDLVTPGGRLYESRQAVIDGAAGSRFIDLVTPDGAMYAFPRVSTEALPDFDDERFAYELLEHKHVLVAPGVSFNTAYNNHFRITTLPEPAVIGEVFSRIDDLLHDWAVAERA